The following nucleotide sequence is from Pochonia chlamydosporia 170 chromosome 4, whole genome shotgun sequence.
CATAGAGTACAAGACGATTCTTGCCATGTAATGTTGGGATTCAAGTGGACCCGGTTGGATGCCTGTCAAGGGGTTAATGGTACTTTCGTATACGAGGAGTGTTTTTCCGCTAGGAATGCTGAGTTTGTCAATTTTTCAGGATCTCGAAGATGAATTTTCTGGTCGTTCTTATGGATGTCGTCGAAATACACCACGTGGACTATGGATCCTGTCAAACAAAGCTCATCGTCCTGTGATGTCATGAAACTGATATTGGCCGATAAGGCTCACTCACGATGCCTGGAGCACCACCGATAATGGTGGTGGCAGCgtgtccttctccttgacttCGAGCCCACCTCCCCTTCTTTCGCAGTTTCAAAGCAAGGTCCGTTTGCTTAGCTTGCCCGTTCGGGTGCCACCGGATCCAGCAGAGGCAGGGATAAtcaatgttgttggcggGCTTCCAACGTCAGGGCCTCGAAGATTTCGGCGCCGCGGCATGTTTCGTTTTCTTGGCGAACGGCTACGGAGTATTGAACGCCTCAGAATGTAATTTCGTTGTGCGACTGTCGCGGCTGGGCCGATTATGTTGCTGATCGCTCACGTCTACCTGAAATCCCTCAAGTAATGGCATGTCTACCTGCAGCAGCTGAATCCCGGAATCATCAAGAGACTGCCAAGATCGACGGATACGCTCGGCCCATTGTCGTACCCCTTGCTCATTAGCCTTTTCTCAGAACTGCTTCACAACCACGAGAATATGTTGGAATGGACGCAGTAGCAAAGTGTCGGTCAGCATCAAGGCTCTCCGGCGGGCGGAACTTGCATCTCATTGGAGCCCAGCGTTTCTCTCATTCAGATGGTGTGAACTCCAACACGGAAGGTACATTAGAATACACCCCCCCAAATGATTTTCATGACAGATGCCAATAGGCGGGAATAGTGTCATCCTGAGTTCATGCGTGATGCCTGATTACTTTTGCAAGTTGAGTAAGGCAAAATAACAGGTATCATCATTGTAACCTAGCAACCCAGATCTGGCAACTTATCCGCCAGAATACATCGGATCAACAGTACAGGCAGACACATACTTCTGAATAGCGATGGATGGTAAGTCCGCAACACAGGCGATGACACATACCGGACCTTCAAATGTGAAGGGTGAGATTCAGAGAGTTCCTTCAAGCCGGCATGGACTCTATCTTACCAGAACTTCCCGATGATGGTGCTCATCATATTGGCCCAGAAGCTCCCTACTACGCCGCCATTTCTAATATTCTGCTCCATCTAAATTGTCATGGCCGTTTCAACATGTGAAATTACGAAGAACTACCTCGCCATCAACCCTTGGCAACGTGGAGGAGCGAAATAACAAATGCCAACGGTCTCAAAAAGAATACAACCGATGGTCGGAAGCACCTCGCAATAAATGACGCTGGCGTCGGCATCTGAGTGATGGGGTTACAGTATTGAAGCGTAGTCCGATaaaacaaagcaaaatgCAATGGGTAGAATCATTTATGATACCTTTCTTTGTTTCAATATCTCTTGCGCACATACACACATGGCTTCTGCTGCAACTCACTGGATACGACAACGTTCCTTGTAAAGTACCAGCTCTTTGCAGCTAACCAGTATCTAATCCATCCGTTCTTGCGGCCTCTGACATCGAAATGAGTAACACATCTCCACGTCTGATCTCTATCAATGATGATTGCGACTCGCTGTACACAATAGCAAGGCGTCAGAATGACTTGAAAGTGTCAAAACTGGGTGCATTCTCCACCACCTTAGCCACATTCGTAATCGTAAAACATCAACAAGTAATGGCAAGAAATACGTACCCGTAACGCGAAGATACATCTGGTACTACGAGCAAGTTGAAGACTTGGGTGCTATCATGCCTCCAAATGTCGATTGCGACATGTTATCGAGATATGACACCGGTAAATTACTACTAGTGGGATCCATGCGGACACGAAGTGTTGCAACTTCATAATTCCCACAGAGAAGGCTGAAGCGTATCAGGGGTGAAACCGCAGTTTATGATATTGGCCACGCGTAAATGTATTTGGGTACCAAAGAAGACTGGAAATAGTCAAGCGTACTCGGCGTGTTCGTGGTATTCATTCGAGACCGATGGTACGATGGTTGTTTGTACTTGCTGTCGCGGGGACCTGAACAAGATATGGATCAGGCGAGTTGCCTCTTTCTCGAATGCAATCACTGGTACTACTTTTAGAGACATTTGTGGTGATGAGTGTATCGATTCGTTCGCACGCCGTTACACCGTCTCCGTCCTGTAGCCGTGGGCATCAATTCTGCATGGTGACGTGGAAACAGTGCCGTCGTATCCTGCGACTCAAAACACTTTATTCTTCCTTTCTTGTTTTTTCTGTCGAGATGGCCAATTTTTATGCGCTGTTGTATGTCGTTGGACATTCTCCAAATGATGGGGGGTAAGTCGTGACAAAATGTACTGTGCGAGAAGACAGCTGAATGATGAGCCAAACTGCATTCACCAAAGTGTGAAAAAGTACCAGCCGCAACAATCATGCCCAAAATATGATCAGACTGATGGAACATGGAAACCGGCCAACTCATCGAAGCGATTAATCACTTCACATTCCACCTTCAGAAGCAGCATAATTGGCAGCCAATATGTGGCATCAACGTCTTTTCGTGCCTCCTCATGGCTGCCTACGCATCCGACGGCAATTCTCGTCAGGAGTTTCTCCAAGCTTTGTGCCTCGGTGACATTTCCATTCGGAGTGCCGCTAGAAGCTTAAAGGAGTTCATAGAAGATATAGAACGTGCCGGGAATCTAGTCAACGCGAATTCGATGTGGCACCGACCAGACAGGAGGTTGACTGCTCAGTTCCAGGATGCTATGCAGGACTTCAAGGTTGTTGTAGGAGCAATAGACAGAGACGGTATTGCACGTTTCATCTACAAAGCCACCCAGGGACTCATCGACCCTGATGTATCCGTCTCGTCAGACATGGCGCTAATGCTATACTCTTGTTTCTACTTCAAAGGGAATTGGAAAACACCATTTGACGGCGGAAATACATTCTCTTCGACATTTTACACCTTCCAAGGCGATTCCATGCCATGCGATATGATGACCATGAGCGACTCGTTTGACTATTTGGAAACTTCGACCTACCAAGCACTGATATTACCATATGAACTAGGAGATATGACGGTGTCACAGCCACACTGGGCTGCGCTGTTCGTATTGTCGAAAAATCCTACAGAAGCTGGCCTCCACGAAGCCATAGCCGGAGTGACTCAAGACCCGCATTCATGGTCACTAGTATTCGAGCCCTGTGCCCCAACTGGGATGGATATCTACATTCCAAAGTTCTCTCTCGCTACCAAGAGCGATTTGATCCCTAGTCTACGAAGAATGGGCGTATCCAGCGCGTTACATCCGTCACTTGACTTCTGGGCCACGACTCCTAGGGAGGAAACTTGGATATCGAATATTGAACACATGGTGTATCTGAAGTGTGATGAGTTAGGTACCGAGGTGGCTGCTGTGACGGAGTGCTCTGCAGAAGATGGTTTGGATGAAGGAAACGTGCATTTTATGCTGGATCGACCGTTTTGGATGGCCGTCTTTGATCGAGTGTCGGAGGTGGTACTTTGTTCTGGGGTTGTACAAGATGTTGGAGGGATTGATCGTGCGACTGAGAATTATCCGTCTTGAGGATTTCTCGTCGTCGTGTTCGTATGACTGAGGACGAAATGTCCGAATTTGGGAGCTCGAACGACAAAATTTAATTATACGAAGCCTAGTGTTTACATTCTCTGGGCCATTACACAAACACCAGGGTTCCACTGCCATACCCACACATTGATATCGTGAGCCCACTTCGGCTATCTTTCCGAGTGTACATGTGTGACATTGTGTCGTGCAGCTCTTTACATGTCTGTGTGACAAGTTGACGATCTGTGGGACTTTGGTGGTGACGACACATATACTATGGGTACGAGGAGCTGCCACTTTCGTGAGACGTTGACATTGCCCCCTTGGATttgtatatatatatatgtatattATTTAGCTGTGACATGTAATATTGATGTATTTTGGTAGTATCTGATCGGCGTATAAATTTGGCCCCGTTGATCTGAAGTAAGATATACCCAAATAGCCTTGGAAGAGTCCATGTTGGTAGAGCAACAGCGAAGGGAGGCACAAAGGTCGACTTTTATACAGTTCAACTTTCAGAGTAAAATTCTGACTTGACATACTTATTAACCCGAATCTTCGGCCGGCCAAAATACCACGCCGTCCTCATCCACTGTCGATACATCCACACCCGTCAATCGCAAAGCCTGAATGAACGCCTCATACTTATCTCGTCCCTTCATCCAAGCATACTCCGTGGGCGAAACTTCCATCCCAGTGACACCGCCTTCACCTTGAACTCGTACCTTGCGATGCAtatcagcaccagactcaatcAGAAAACGCaaagcttcaacaccacccgCTTCAATGGCTACATGTAAGATGGTGCGTCCCTCAAAATCAAGATCATCGACAAAGCTTGGAAGCATTCCTTGAGCCAATGCCGTAAGTGCAGGCACGTTATTCACACTGGCCGCTTGAAATATCGGTGTCCAGCCGTCGATATCATCTGCAATTGTTGGCGATGCTCCCACTTTAAGAAGCCGGCCGACATCCTCGGCGGTGCCCCATAATGCAGCTCTGTGTAGGACCGTCGTGCCGGTTATGTCTTGTACATCGTAGTCGCTGAAAGAGTAGTCTGCCAAAACGTCGAAATACTCCGCGGGTACGGGGTCGTGAGACGGGAAGAACAAGAGCATCACTGGGGTCCAGCCCCTTAGGGATAGATAGTCGAGTCTTGCCCCTTGGCTAAGGAGATATCGTGTGATATCTAGTTGGCGGTTCATAAATGCCCACTCTAAGGGGCTTCTAAATGGCGTACGGGCACAAATTAGTATGACGATGTAGTTGTCCTTGAAGAACCTGAATCTTACGTCTCCCGCTCACCGAATGCACTGTTGACATCGGCTCCGTGATGGCACAAGAATTGCACTAATTGCAACGAGCCACTTTCGATGGCATACTAAACGGACGGGTAAGTATCTGCAAGTCCTGGTTGGCAAACACAACACTTACTCGTAGCGGGCTGCTGTTAGAGATTGTCATGTCATATGGACTCGCCTTGCCGGAGATGAAAAGTGCTTTTACAGCAGATACATCACCTCTGGCACAAGAAGCCATTATATCTGAAGTTTCAGACACCACATTTCTCAGCATCAAACTCCCTCGCAGCAACGAAAACCCTAAGTTGGTTAGAGGAAATACTCTGAGACCCAAATTGAAGGTCAGGGCTCGAACGGTGAGCCATTTCCAAAGGCCCAGCCTTCCTGATACATGAAATGTCGTGTGCAACGAAGAGCCGTAGTATACTAGACTGAGCTGCATACCGAGCCAATCCAGAAACGGGTGATTATATGACCACGATCCGTAAAAACTGTTCCATGCTTGGGGGTTTCGATCGAACAGCGAGGATAGTGATCTCTTTGGACAAGAGAATTCAGGCTCATCTGCATCCGTTGTGCCGACAGGTTTGTCCTCGTGGTCTTTCAAACGAAGTGCCACCTTCCAAGAGTATGAACTCAGACGGCTACGGTCAGAAATTTGAAAGTCAGCGTGATAAATCAATCAGACTGTTGCAGGATGTGCTGAGTGAGTACCGTACATATTGATCAGTAAGAGCACCGTATGAAGGCTAGACTGGACGTGCTTGAGACTACCCAGACAATCTTCCACCTGCTGTTTACTCTTCAAAGCCCATCTCAGTCGTACCCTGacttgagtctggtctggtgccacgCCCAAATGCCCGTGAATGTTGGAAATGACGTCGGATGCTGCAACCAAAGCGCTCTCAATCTGAGCTCGCTCGGCGGAAAGAAGAGGGACATCTTCCTTTGTGCTGATCTGCCTCTCAATATCCGATAAGAGTGCAAGCTCACATTTGAGCATCTCGAGATGTTGCAGCACCCTTGTCAGCTCCCGCGGTGCATTATTGAAAGACCTGACAAGTCGTGTTGCATGGTGATGCGTTTTCAAGGCCAATTCGGCGAGGGCTGCGACAGATGCTGTGGCGGCAACTACCTCCATTGTACTGCGTGGAGAAGCCAAAGGAGAAACCGATTTATTTTGAAACTACAAGCCTCTGCTCGGACCAGCTGGCGATCCTGCCATCGTAGTTTCTGATCTCGGCGCGATTCTGTATCGATCGTCCAACGGGTGAGGCTGACCAGAATGAGGCTCCATGTCACCTTCGATGCAACATGAACACGACACCAAAAATTGATGCCCAAACTCAACAAGGCAGCGAATCAACATCGACCTCGAGAAGATGCAGCTGCCATGGCGCCTTACTTGCTCAATGAAGGGGCTTCTGTACGATCATAATGGTTGCACGACGGAAACATCGCAATTCGCAACTCCCCGGACTCTGCTTTAACTCTTCCTCGCCTGTTTCTCTCGCCCCTTCCACACCCAACATCGCCTGATCAAACGATACACCGAAAATCTCACTGAGCAAGCTCAAAGCGTTTATTTACATACCTGAACACAGCCATAATTCGTCTACGTTGTGTTGAAATTCAAGACCCAGCGAACAACAATGAACCAAGGAAATGAATCCCAACGACGGGCTGTGAAGTGCGCTGGGCAGCAAAAGGGTATATGCAAATCGTGCGGGAACAAAGTGTGTATATGCAAGTTACCCAGGGACGTCGAGGCCGCAATTACGTTCCAGCATGGAGATTTTCGGAGGGCCACTGATCCCGCTGAAGGGTTTCTGGAGGGCGAGACTGCATCTTGAGTTGGAATGATCTGAGTTCGAGGTTCTGATGCTTCAGTCCTTTTGTACTTGGTGGCGAAACTGGGGACTGCTTGTCATTTAGCTGTTCAATAGGTCGTCAACTGTAACATGCGGTCGCAATTGGGATTTTGTTAATGCTTTGCTTCGGTTTGGGTTTATGGTGGGAAACTGCTTCACTCATTTGCGGATATGCTAGTACTGGAATATTCTGTTCATTAAACGGTTAGAGAATAGGCAAATTACCAGGAGTGGTAAACACATGGCTCACCATAGCATCAGAATATTCCTAGCAAAACCGCTCTTACTCATATATCTCATTCGATGTATGAGTCTTGCACGTTTGTGAATCTTGATATAAGGAACCAAAATATTAACGAAACAAATCGTTGAAATAAAAGCTTTTATGCATTCTGATTATATGCCACCAAATTATCTCATACCGTGCCGTTGCCAGCATTTTCTCTTTAAAGCACACACGCCAGCCAACCCaaacaaaagaaatcaaCGCCAACCATCAAAACAATCGCTTTTGGTAAAGACATAGAAAACCCATCATCTTCTCAGCCTATACAGCTGCTCGGCAACCTCCCCCATGTCGTCCACCACAATGACAGTCGGCATCGGGGACGCACTGCCATCGTGTCTAGGAGGTGCAGCAAGAAACGTCCTCGGAACAGGAGACGGAGAAAGCGACAGCGAAGGAATACTCGACACATCACTAAGAGACAGTGATGAAATGTTGGAAATGTCGCTCCCTCGACGTGGAGGGGATGAAGTTACGAATGCCGGAGACGGGGACATCTTGATTCCTAGTTAGCTTTACATCCTGTGAAATACAGAGGGAATTTGGCAAGTTGAACTTACAAATGGAGACATTCGTTCATGAATCTCGTGTCGCATGCGGGTAGCCTTGTCTTGTTGTTCGGCTTCCCAGCGCACGTTGATGAGGGCTGGTGCCTCTTGGACCCATTCGCGAATATCGGTAGATACGGCTCGGAAACCAGGGGCGTTGGCGCTTCCGAACTTGCACATTTGGGAGTGGGAGGCTTCGACACCGTAGTATGTCACGCCGGGAAGTTGGGGGCTCGCTGAGCTGGCGTCAACAATGGTGATTCTATCAGTGGGTTAGCATGATTTGCAACAAGTAGATTGCGTGTTGAGCATAGGAAGGAAGAAACATACTTGGTGCCTTTGATGTCGGTTTTGTGGTTCTCGTGGACCATGTGGATCCTGAAACGCTGGTAGATGTCCAGAAAatggttgttgatgttggccagCGTCTCGttgtccttcttcaacgtcttgaGGAGTACGGATTCGGACTCGAAGAACTTTCTGGGCATAATGGCATCCGCCATGCCCTGTAGCATAAGCCCCCAGGTAGCTGCATCTGAGCCAACGTGGGGAGTGCCAAGGAAGATGAGACCAAAGGTGGACACATATATCGATCGAAAGTCTTCGTGATGTGTCATGCGCAGGTCGTTTGAGTAGAGCAGCGCCCGCTTCACCAAGATGCCGCCGAGGCTGTGACAGACCCAGATAATGGGGTTTTGAAAGGTTCCCTCGCTCTTTCGGTACAAGGTGAGACTGGTGACGAGTGTCTGggcatgttgatggatgaaGTTGTCGCTTGCGCTGCGGTCATTCTTGCGAGAGTATACATCGGCGTTGTATCCGTAGACGAGAACATTGGCTTGAACGCCTTTGAGAGCCTTGGGTAATAAATCGGTTGGCCAGAAGGTGCCATCGCTTGcagtccatgtcttctcGGGATTACCGTTGAGGCCGTGAACGAGGACAATGTCGACTTTAGCATCTGGATGGGTGTAGACGGCTGTGGTTTCAAAGCGAGATATGTTGCGGTTCTCAGAGCCCTGCGATAATTATCGGCATGAGTATtcgtgatgatggatggttggCGCAGTAAGTGGTGGTCTAAGCTTGACTTACCATGATGATTAGTATTAAAAGACCGAATGAATGATATAGTATTGTATCCACTCCTGTTTGATGCCAGCAAAGGAAAATGAAAGTGAATAGCCACGTTCAAGACAGTTGTGAAACGGATATAGATTTGTGCTTGTACGTAGTGAGAATGTCTTGAATTGTTGTGATTCTAATCAGCTTCAAGTGACGAAACTTGATGTCTTTATAGGTAAATGTGACAGCAAAATATCCCTAGCCCGCTAATACtctaaaaaaaaaaaaagttccATAAAACAACCGAGGGACAGAAACGGTCATCTGCGTTATGAAATTACGAGCCCCTTACAAAGCCTGTCAAATCAGCCTGGTGATGGTCTGCCACACAGTTAAAGACGTCGGATTCGCAAGAGCCAGCAAAACCGCAATGTTAGGACCCATCAATATGCTTCACACCCACTTTGTCCTTCTGCAAGGTTTCACTCCATCCCCCACAGGTCAGGACTAGCCTAGCCTAGGCGGGCCGTCCTGTGCCTCCTTATTACGAATGCACAGGCAAAGAGAACGAAAGAGGCATCAGAGGGGTGGGGGGCAGACTGGCTGCCGCATCACACAGGCCATCCAGTGACATGAGCTCGACGTGGCTGCAGCTATCACAGTCACCTCCGTGCTCATGCATCATGTTCGGCCGAGAGACTGACCCGGAGGGATCCGACTGGTGGCAAGGTGCTGAGACAGAACCAGTCAAACCATCGACAAAGTTTACCAGTTTGGGCGTGAAAAATTTTATCTGCAAGCGACCTTTCTTGTGGCTGCGAGTTGATAGTGGTGGTCTGATATTGAGAACGGGGAAGACACTTGCGTGCGACGTTGGGTTTCTCATCGTTCAGGGGGACTCGACTAAACAAGTTGTAAAATGTGACATATGACTGAAGTAGTCACCACGACATCCGTGGTCACGACTGTTGTAGTTGCTCGTGAATAGATTATCGGCTGTGTGCAGCTGGGCGAGTTGATCATGAGTCGTTATTGGTTGATGAGGGTGTTTATGGAACCTCAGGATGGAAGCAACCCTGGAAGTCGAGACgtgatcaatgatggcggCAGCCTGCATAATCACCCACATGAACGCCAGGCGGCGTGAAAAAACGGCATTCGATTGGCTATATTGGGCACCTCATCCAGGGCCGAATCCGTCTTGGGATGGGTAAAAGCCTAAAGGCGCACTGTTACATCGACGTAACTTTCCAACACCACTTTTGGCCTGGAGGCCTGATCTTgtgtcaccaccaccagttGGAGTCACCCATCACACTCTGACTCGAATTGACAAGTTCTGTTAGCTCCTGTCGTTGCCTGTTGATTGCTGTCGTTTGATTGCTGCACAGTAGGAAGATACAACAAACATGACCCGGGTTAAAAGGTTCCAATTCATGTTGCTAATAGACAGTTGAGGCGAGTTTCAACATCCGCGAGGTCCCATTTCTCGTCTCGTATTAACACCTGCCTATACCCTTTTTGGAAGCCACTCGAGGGCAATCAACCAGCTCCCTGAAAATGGTGGGTATCAGTGAAGCGATGTCTCCCATGCGGCTTTTCTCGCCATCTGATTTCGGCGATGCTCCCTTCGAAACCATCTTGCTGCGTGAGGGTCCGATGTCTATGGCATGGTTCTGAAAACGGCAATGGGATGGCTTCAAGAGTCCAGGTTTGCATCCCACGAACTGCTCAAATGAGCTCCCTGTCTGGATTTGTCCTGGCCAGCTGCCGTAGCCCAGGTTTAAGCTCGTGAGGTGGCGAAAAAAGACGGCTAGGCTACTATTCAAGTTGGTTGGGTGTGCTCTCGGCCGAAACAGTCATCCGAGTGCCATCCCTCCCTGATGAAGCACTCGTCGATGGTGACACCTGTGTTTCTGCAGGGACGTAGATACGAGCGCACCATCGGGTATTGTTCGACTCCACTGCAACCATGGCTTGCATCGACATGGTCTCTCGTTGTACCCGTAGACAGTCCAGCATTTACCCTAATCATCCTGGCTGAAACGTATCAAAGTAGTTCGCCCCATAGCAATAAGCAGCAGCCGAGGAGAAACTGTGATGAAGCACTGACACCAAAATCTCAGAGAGGAAAACTTTAGTCTTTGGGTGCCAGCATGACGACGTATTCTCTCGTGCTGTTACCAAACTGAatcatgtccttgtcgcGTAGCTCCAGGTAACGACTCTCAGGGACTTTGCTATCATTCAGTATCGTTCCATTAGCGCTCTCCAAATCAATCAGATATGGCTTAACTCGGCCAATTTTGTCTCCGTACTCATTACGCTTTTCCGTATAACGAAACTGTATCACGGCGTGCTGCttgctgatgctgggatGCTCAGCTGGCAAGTCAACCACGGCCATTTCGCGTCCAACCaaccagcagcttctcaaacTGAGATCAATAGTGTCCACTATATCGCCTCCCTTGAAGACAAAGAGCTTCCACTGATCGCGGGCCGGTGGCTTCCGAGCCTCAGATGGTTCATGGTACTTGAGGATAATGGATGTGCCGTCAGCTTGTGCAACCGAGTTCGAAGCAGCGGCTAGTGAGCCAGAGTTGCCGAAATTAGGCTTCTCTTTGGGCTTCTCTGGCTCTTCCCCTTTAGTGATAGCGAAAGAGTCTGCTTGAGAGGGCAGCGGTCCACCTCTCTTCACAGGGCCTCGACGGTCTTTGCGGTCATTGTCCTCTTGGTCGTCGTGATCTCTGCGCCGTCTTCGGCGGTCTGAATGCCCATTATCGCGCGATCTTTCTCGCCTGCTACCTCGGCTGTCGGGACCGCTACCATGATCCCTTTCGGGGTCACGGTCAGAGCCCCGGTCGCGGCGACGGCGATGCCGGTCTGGCGAGTCTGGGGTTCGTGAGCGTCGTCTTCTGTCACGGGATCTTCGTCGTTCGTGGCGGCCTCCGTCCGGAGAATTCCGTGACCTTCTGTGGCTGCTTCCTTTCTCTCTGTCGTCGTCGCGGACGGAGCGTTTGCTAGATTTGTGGTCGTAGTCGTCAGTTGGGGCCATGGCTGTTTGCGAGTTGGTTATCTCGAGTCGCCGAAATGTGTCAGCTTGACAAAGAGTTTTGCCCACGAATTCTATAGCCGTTGTGGTGAAATGATTTGTTGCTGAATAATAGGACGTCCTGGAACCTGTCACAACGCAGCTGCTGACATGTGCTAGAGACCTTAGGCGAATGCGAGACCAGTCAATTGATGGtagatgttcaatgttgactgaTGCAATTCGTGTGGAGCTTTGAAAGCTGCacaagttcaatgttggtcacCGCCTGGCGAAATCTGACATTCCAGTAGCTCGTGGGGGCCACATCCCCTGTAATTGAGTTGGCAGGGGTACCCGTCCCCTGTTCgattcaaccagaccagacattgaaccagacgttgaacattgaatatCTGGTCAATTGAttttcaatgtcaagttcccttcaaccaaccagaccagacgtgaatgtcaacttcaatgttcagtGTTACCCACTAGAGCCAGTCTGGCAATATTTTGATGGCAGACAGCCACTTGAACTATGATCGATCTAATAATACCCTCACTTACTGAGTCAGTACCTTGCAATCAAGGTCTTATCAATCCGCAGCGTTGAAATTAAAATCGTCTCATTCTGGAATAAGCTTCATCATGTGAATATTTCGGGACAATAGCCGGAAGTCGGCTTGTATCCGTTCTTTCACTTGCAATACCACAACCGTCTGGTAGTTAGATCTCGGATCTCGCATGCTGAATACTGTCCCGTGTATCTACTTATGTAGCCATTGGCTTCTTTGGTTTTGTCATTTTCACCATTCTGCTGATTTTCTGTTTCATTTTCGGAGCCTTGAACAACCTTGAGTAAATCATGGCGCAATTACGAAGCATCAATGCTGTTGAGCTATGTGTCACTGGCTTGATCTAGCTGTTCATTAACTTACCTGTAAGGCTCATGCACAAGAGGTTGTCAGGAACCACTCTGCATTTATTCAACTATTCACTAATGGAATTCAGTAGCCATCACACACTTTCCGCCGAGACCCTATCGCAAAGCCTCGAAGAAAGAACACAGTTAAATACGCAACAGATAACGGATCTAGTTCTCATAAGTCATGAATCAAAAACTATTTACCCTTTGAAAACCGTACCACTAATCAAAATGTTTCCAAGACCATGGCCGGTTCtccctcatcgccatccatCACACCACATCTACGAAGTCGTGTCACTGAAAAGGGACGACGAATACGACTTCACACTTGATTCAACCCTTCCAATCTGATAATttccttgacagcctccTCTACGCCCTCAACTACCACCGTAGGACTTACACCAAGCGCGCCGCCGAGACCATCAATCCAACCAGTTCCCTGACGGCACACCCAAGCACTCCTCAGTCCCGCGGCTACAGCACCGGCAGCATCAAACGGGTTTGAGCTCACAAGCCAGACTTTTTCCATCTGAGACTGCAAGCCAGCTACCTCGGCCATGTGCCTATATGTCCGCGGATCTGGCTTGAATACGCTAACGGCGTCAACACTAACGATGTTGGCCTCTGAGAATGTTGTGCCCGTTTGAGCAAGTGAGGGCGAAGTCTTGAGGGAAGAAGTGATCATCGCCATGGTACCGTTGGAGAAAATATATGGCTTTAGAGATGGGGTTTGCGACATAAGTGTGAGACCCTTGTCAGCATCCGGGAATGTGTCGAGGCCATTGTAGGCATCCATGATGCGTTCTTCATGGTCCTTGGACAGCTCTAGACCAGCTTCTGCCGTTGCCTGGCGGAAAGAGTGTCTGGTTAAATCGGAAAAGGAACGGTATAAGCCTAGTTTACTGTCAGCTCAGGACCGGGCCTGTAGATGCACTACGTGTTTGCACTACGTGTTTGTCACTCATGTCGTGGTCCCAATGACCAGGGCCTGTAGACTCCATTGTCCGCATACACCCACGAGCAAGCGGGTTCCAGATATCAGTCAATGAAACTCACCCATGCTATTGATGCGCCAGGTATACTCCAGCTGGTATCGCC
It contains:
- a CDS encoding haloacid dehalogenase (similar to Metarhizium acridum CQMa 102 XP_007813783.1); protein product: MAKTVIAFDLYGTLLSTESIANELARIYGEDKARMIATQARRYQLEYTWRINSMGLYRSFSDLTRHSFRQATAEAGLELSKDHEERIMDAYNGLDTFPDADKGLTLMSQTPSLKPYIFSNGTMAMITSSLKTSPSLAQTGTTFSEANIVSVDAVSVFKPDPRTYRHMAEVAGLQSQMEKVWLVSSNPFDAAGAVAAGLRSAWVCRQGTGWIDGLGGALGVSPTVVVEGVEEAVKEIIRLEGLNQV
- a CDS encoding LipA and NB-ARC domain-containing protein (similar to Metarhizium acridum CQMa 102 XP_007813781.1), whose product is MGSENRNISRFETTAVYTHPDAKVDIVLVHGLNGNPEKTWTASDGTFWPTDLLPKALKGVQANVLVYGYNADVYSRKNDRSASDNFIHQHAQTLVTSLTLYRKSEGTFQNPIIWVCHSLGGILVKRALLYSNDLRMTHHEDFRSIYVSTFGLIFLGTPHVGSDAATWGLMLQGMADAIMPRKFFESESVLLKTLKKDNETLANINNHFLDIYQRFRIHMVHENHKTDIKGTKITIVDASSASPQLPGVTYYGVEASHSQMCKFGSANAPGFRAVSTDIREWVQEAPALINVRWEAEQQDKATRMRHEIHERMSPFMSPSPAFVTSSPPRRGSDISNISSLSLSDVSSIPSLSLSPSPVPRTFLAAPPRHDGSASPMPTVIVVDDMGEVAEQLYRLRR
- a CDS encoding Forkhead-associated (FHA) domain-containing protein (similar to Metarhizium robertsii ARSEF 23 XP_007820917.1), whose product is MAPTDDYDHKSSKRSVRDDDREKGSSHRRSRNSPDGGRHERRRSRDRRRRSRTPDSPDRHRRRRDRGSDRDPERDHGSGPDSRGSRRERSRDNGHSDRRRRRRDHDDQEDNDRKDRRGPVKRGGPLPSQADSFAITKGEEPEKPKEKPNFGNSGSLAAASNSVAQADGTSIILKYHEPSEARKPPARDQWKLFVFKGGDIVDTIDLSLRSCWLVGREMAVVDLPAEHPSISKQHAVIQFRYTEKRNEYGDKIGRVKPYLIDLESANGTILNDSKVPESRYLELRDKDMIQFGNSTREYVVMLAPKD
- a CDS encoding serpin (serine protease inhibitor) domain-containing protein, which encodes METGQLIEAINHFTFHLQKQHNWQPICGINVFSCLLMAAYASDGNSRQEFLQALCLGDISIRSAARSLKEFIEDIERAGNLVNANSMWHRPDRRLTAQFQDAMQDFKVVVGAIDRDGIARFIYKATQGLIDPDVSVSSDMALMLYSCFYFKGNWKTPFDGGNTFSSTFYTFQGDSMPCDMMTMSDSFDYLETSTYQALILPYELGDMTVSQPHWAALFVLSKNPTEAGLHEAIAGVTQDPHSWSLVFEPCAPTGMDIYIPKFSLATKSDLIPSLRRMGVSSALHPSLDFWATTPREETWISNIEHMVYLKCDELGTEVAAVTECSAEDGLDEGNVHFMLDRPFWMAVFDRVSEVVLCSGVVQDVGGIDRATENYPS